The following nucleotide sequence is from Cellulosilyticum sp. I15G10I2.
AGGCTGTATCGGTGGTGGTGGTCAACCATATCACCATGGAGATACAGAGATTCTTAAAAAACGTCAAGCTGCAATTTATACTGAAGATAGAAGTAAAACAATTCGTAAATCTCATGAAAATCCATTTGTAAAAGAACTTTATGCTGAGTTTTTTGAAAAACCAATGAGCCATAAAGCGCATAAATTGCTTCATACACATTATGAGGCAAAAGACAAAGTATAAATAGTGAGTCTCTATAAAATAAAAGAAGGTGTGGATATCCGCACCTTCTTTTATTTTATATTTAAAAAAATAAGTGCCATCAACTCAATATGACTCTAAAATATGTTATATATATAACAATATTTTAGAGTCTAAATATAAAAATAGTACTAAAAATAGCTGCTAAATACATGCGATCTGTTGTATATATAGAAAAGCAGTATCAAAGATTGACAAAAAAATAACAAATGCATATAATAAATATGCCAGGAGAAATCCGATAGGCTATAAGTAAAATAATATTTAATATATTTAATAATTAAGGAGTTGAAGGAGTAAGACTATGAAAACTATTAAAATATGTATTGGAAGTGCATGTCATTTAAAAGGGTCTTATCAAGTTATAGAAATTTTTAAAGCACTTATCAAAGAACATCAGTTAGAAAATATAATTGAATTACACGCTGCGTTTTGTATAGGGCGGTGTACAGGAGCTGTTTCTGTGGCAAGGTGGGATGATAAAATTTTATCAGTTTCAAAAGATAATGCAAGAGAAATATTTATTTATGAAATCATGGCGTACCTATAGGGGTGATCTAAATCATGTGGATTATTAATTTTTCTAAAGCTAATTGTAAGAATTGTTATGCTTGTGTCAGATCCTGTCCAGTACATGCAATTAGTGTTAAATCTGAACAGGCCCAGATTATGAAAGAAAGATGTATAGGATGCGGCAAGTGTTTAAAGGTATGTCCTAAAAATGCTAAACAAGTTAAAACAGAACTTCAAGCAGTTAAAGAATATATTCAAGACAATAATGAAATAGTTGCATCCATAGCCCCTTCATTTGCAGCGCTATTTGGAGAGCATGCTGATAAAATTTGTTCAGCACTTAAGTTTCTAGGATTTACCTATGTAGAAGAAACAGTGGTTGGAGCTGATTTTGTAACAGAACAATATGAGAAGTATATTAAAATACATGAGAATAAATGTCATATTACAAGCTGCTGTCCATCGGTTAACTATCTTGTACAAAAACATTATCCTGAGCTAACCTCCCATTTAATACCTATTGTGTCTCCGGCAGTGTGTCACAGCAGAATCTTAAAAGAAAAATATGGGAAACAAGTAAAGGTGGTTTTTATAGGACCTTGTTTATCTAAAAAAATAGAAGGTCATGAGGAAAAAACGATAGATGCTGTACTTACCTTTGAAGAATTAGAAAAGTGGTTTGAAGAAGAGAAGATAGATCTTAATGATTTAGATGTACAGGATTTTGATGAACGAGGCAGTCGTGAACGTCAATACCCTGTAGTCGGAGGTGTAACTCGGAATATAGATAGAACAAACGTAAATATAGAAATCGTTCAAGTTGATGGCATAGATGAATGTATAGAAGTTATTGAAGCAATAAAGGATAATCAATTCACTAATACATTATTTGAGATGAGTTGCTGCAGACATAGTTGTATTGAAGGACCTGGATTACCACAGGATAGAACAAATGTTTATGAAAAAAAGAAAAGGGTTAAAGTTTATGCAGAGAAACAGTCTATTAAGCAATATCAGACAGAAAACTTATCTGGCATAACATATTTTGAAGACTGGTGGCGCAAGGTAAATTTAAGCCAAGTCTTTCCTTCTTTGCATGTACCTCTTAAACAGCCTGATGAAGAGCAAGTACGTCATATATTAAGAAGTATTGGAAAGTATACGTCGCTGGACGAACTTAATTGTGGAAGCTGTGGCTATCATACTTGCAGAGAAAAAGCAATCGCCGTATATAATGAAATGGCAGAATCTAATATGTGCTTACCGTTTATGAAACAAAGAGCAGAAACTTTGACAAATGTTATTTTTGATGCAACACCTAATCTCATTCTTATTATCAATAAAGAATTAGAGATTGTGGAGCTTAATCCAGCAGCTGAAAAGTTTTTCAAGATAACCAAAGAAAATACCTTTGCACTTCCTATAGCCATGTTCATTGAAGAAGAGTTTTTTGAACAAGTAAAACAGACTAAAAAAAGTATATTAAGCCAAAAAGTTAATGTTAAGCAAAATGGCTCAGTTGTGATTCAGAGCATTATATGGATAGAATATCATCAAGTCATGCTATGGATTGCACATGATATTACAAAAGATGAAAGGCTAGAAAAAAAGCTGCAAACTATGAAAATAGATGCCATTAACATGGCACAACAAGTTATCAATAAGCAAATGACGGTAGCTCAAGAAATAGCAAGTCTCCTAGGTGAAACAACTGCTGAAACCAAAGTGACACTAACTCAGTTAAAACAGCTTATTTTAGAAGAAGAAGGAATCAAGAGATGAAATTTTTTATGGATTTTGCAACGGGAAGTTTAAATAAATATGGAGAAGAGTTATGTGGCGATAAGGTAGAAGTTTTTAGTAGTAAAGATAGTTTTATAGCGGTTTTATCAGATGGGCTTGGAAGTGGTGTTAAAGCAAATATTCTTGCAACTTTAACGGCCAAAATTGCGATTACCATGTTAAAAGAAGGACTAAGCATTGAAGAGGTTGTAGATACCATTATCCATACGCTTCCAATATGTTCAGTGAGGAAGTTGGCTTATTCAACTTTTACTATTATCAAGGTAGATCATGATGGCATGGTATATGTTGTTGAGTTTGATAATCCCAGTGTTTTTTTTATAAGAAATAACCAAGTTAAACTGCTTGATACAACAACTACAGTAATTAATGGAAGAAGCATCAAGGAGAGCAAGTTTAAGTTACTGGAGAAGGATACACTTGTTTTTGTAAGTGATGGTGTTATTCATGCCGGTGCTGGAATGATTTTAAATCTTGGGTGGAGCTGGAAAGAGGTAGCTAATTATTTACATACAATCGTTAATCAATCTATGTCAGCCAAAATGATTACTAATCTTTTATTAGGGGTGTGTGAAGATCTATACGTAGAAAAACCTGGAGATGATACAACTGTTGTGACTATTAAAGCAATAAAACCAAAACTTGCTGCTTTATTCTCAGGTCCGCCGCTTTATCCTGAAAGAGACCAGGAAGTTGTAGATATACTAATGCGTTGCACAGGCAAAAGGTTAGTGTGTGGCGGTACGGCAGCTAACATTGTCTCAAGAAAAAGTGGGTTGGAGATTAAAACAAACTTTGACATTATTGATCAAAACATTCCACCTATTGCTTATATGGAAGGTGTCGACCTTGTAACGGAAGGTGTATTGACAATAAGAGGTGCTGTTGAGAAGCTGGAATGTATAAAAACTGCAAAGGAAATAGATTTTTTAAATGCTCAGGATGGGGCCTCAAAACTTGCAAAAATTCTATTCGAAGACTGTACTCATATTAAAATGTTAATTGGGCGAGCCATTAATCCTGCCCATCAAAATCCAGATTTTCCTAATGAACTAAGCATTAAATTGAATGTTTTAGATAAGTTGCAGGCGGTACTTGTGAGCTTGGGGAAATTTGTAGAAATTGAATACTATTAGAAGGGAAGTCGTATAATGAGAAAGTTTGAGAGTCATGTGCAATGGATTAGGCATGCAGTATATAAAGAAATTGTTAAAAGAGTTATTCAAGAGGATTTTGAAACAACCAAATATAATATCCCTAAAACAATTATTCCGGGAACTACAGCTGTTTCGAGATGTTGTGTTTATAAAGAGCGAGAGATCATTTCAGAAAGAGTTGACCTTGCTGCTGCTCCAATAAATGAAAAAAAACCTATTATTGAAGTGATTGATATTGCATGTGATGAATGTCCAGCTGAAAGATATATTATTACAGAAGCCTGCAGAGGATGTTTAGCCCATAGATGCATACAAGTTTGTAAAAAAGATGCGATCCAAATAATAGATGGCAAAGCTCAGATTGATTATAGTAAGTGTGTAAGTTGTGGTAAATGTAGGGATGTTTGTCCATATAATGCAATAGTGGATGTCATGAGGCCTTGTATAAAAGCATGCAAAAGTAAAGCTATATATATTGAGACAAACAAAAAGATAAAAATAGATTATGATCAGTGTAGCAACTGTGGAGCTTGTGTCTATCAATGCCCTTTTGGAGCTATTACAGATAGGAGTGAAATTATTGCGTTAGTAAAGGCTATAGAAACTTGTAAAAAAGATAAAACAACAAAACTCTACGCTGTTATTGCCCCTTCTATTGTGACACAATATAATGCGCATATAGGACAGATTGTGGCTGCGATCAAAAAAATTGGATTTAAAGATGTTATAGAGGCAGCGTTAGGTGCAGACATAGTAGCTTACAATGAAGGGCTTGAGTTTATTAATAGGGTCGTAGAAAACAAAGAATCTTTTATGATGACTTCATGTTGTCCGGCATTTGTGCGTCACGTTAAGACGCATTATATAGATTTGGTTCCGCATTTGTCGACAATGGTCTCTCCGATGATAGCTATGGCGCGTTTTATTAAAAAAATTGATCCAATGGCTAAAGTGGTATTTATAGGCCCTTGTACCGCTAAAAAAGAAGAAAAAAGAGAAGTTGATCTAGAAGATGCAGTAGATTATGTAATAACATTTGAAGAATTGGAGGCATTGATAGATGCTTATAACATTGCAGTATCAGAGTGTCGGGATGAGCCACTAAATAACGCCTCATATTTTGGCCGGTTATTTGCTCGCTCAGGTGGGGTGGTTGATGCGGTTGCAACAATTATTAAAGAAAAAAGTATATCTGAATTATCTTATCGCCCTATTGCATGTAATGGCATTGAAGAAGTAGACAAAGCACTTAAACTTGCGAAGGCTCATAAAAATAATTTTAATTTTATTGAGGGCATGGCTTGTGTAAGTGGTTGTATTGGAGGAGCAGCTTCATTAACTCATGAGGCAAAAGAACAAAAGAAGGTAGATGAATATGCAAAGCTAGCTATAGAATGTACAATAAGTGAATCTCTTAGGATTATAGATTATACAGGAATTCAACTCCATAGAAAATAAGTGAAAAAAGAGTTTGTAGATATTTAAACAATTTTCCAAATAATTATAATATAAGTTGCTATTTATTTACCCCTTTGATATAATACAAAAGTAAAAAAGTAAAAAAATGGAAATTTATTATTAATCAAGGGGGATGACATGTGAAAAAGGTTTATGGGGTGCTATGTGGACTTATAATAGGTTGCAATAGTGTATTGGGCAGTGTTTCTTTAGGCAGTAATGCGTTATATAAAGAAGTGAATAATGAAAGTATAGTAGTAGAAGTAAATGAGGCTAAAATAGATCAAATCGGTTCTTTAAAGGAGCAAATACTTAGCTATTTTGAAGATGAGAACCAGAAAGAGGTTTACGGGAGTTATATAGTAGACGATATGCTTATTACACAGGGGACTATCGCTAAAATACTATGTCATTATATTAATCGCATGCCCATTTACCTGCCAGAAAAAGAATTGTGCCAAAATCCTTTTATAGGAAGATTAATTATTGAATATATCTGGGGAGAAATGTCTTATGATGAGACCAGAGTGATTACATTAAATGATTGGGATATTCTATTTAGTCAAGCTAAACAATTTAAACAAGATCAAGATTATATTAAAAAAGCCTCAGAGGCTAGCCCTCTTAATATAAAAGAGAAGATCAATCAATATAGAGAAAATAGCATTAAAAGTTGGCGTTATGAGAAAGTATTGTTAGGTAATGCAGTATCAAGTAATAAATACGTTAGATTAAATGATCAAGAGTATAAACTCTATTATTTTTTAGGTACAAGTTATCTCAGTTTGAAGACTTTGGAAAAAATGGGGTTTTCAAGAGAGAAAAGTAATGATTATCTTCATCTTGTTTGGCAAGGTTATAGTCTAAGTGCAGATGATCATCCAGCTATAAAGTCAATGGAAGTTTATATGAATAATGAGGTGCTCTACATTGGCGCTTTGAAAACATACTCTCTAACTACTGAAGAAGACATTTTAATTCCAATAAGAGCACTTGAGACATACTTTGATTTAAACATTTCAGATAGCAAGATCATTTTAGTGCCTAAAGGACAGGTAATGAGTGAGTCTATTAGTTGCAACAACGAAATGATTATTAATAAAACTAACCGATCTTTGAAAATCATATACACGGATTTGTACTGGGATGGCGTACATATTATTGAAAATCAATCTGGACTGATAGAAATGTCGGCAAATGGAAAACTCGTAAAAAATACACAGCTCTATGCGCTACGCAATGCGCGTTATTTAACAACGGTTGTTCATTATGTAGAAACTGACTATAACGTTTTAAGCGCAGGCCATACATTTGGACAAGATATTTCAAGCTTATTAAAAAGGTATCAGCAAACTTTAAATAATCAAAACGATGTGGTTATTAAGGAAAATCAAACTTTATTTCCCCCATCTATAATAATAGGTACAATGAAATATGCGGTAAATGGTTTTGCAAAAGGGCAAAAAGTAGAAGTGTGGGCAGCAGAAGATGGCGTACACTATAAGATTAAAAATGCGCAAGATAAAACAGTAAAAGTACCTTGGAACAGTGTAAGTATTCCTAAAGATCCGGCTACTGCAAAAGATAAACCTACTAAAGATCAGATTGAAGCTTTTATTAATAGCAAAGATATGAGTAGCCAAACAGCTTATCTTGTATGGACAGATCTTTATAGACAACAGACTTATGTCTTTAAAGGCAAGAAAAATGAGTGGCAGCTGATTAAAATACTGCTTTGTTCTACTGGAAAGAATATTACACCTACTCCGAGAGGTACTTTTGAACTCACAAATCGTATTCCTTACTTTGGAGTCAATAAAGGTTACCGATGCAAAAATGCTTTTCAAATATTTGGAGATTATTTATTCCATTCAATTATTTTTGATGTAACAGGAACTAGGCTGCTTGAAGGCAAAGGTGTGCTGGGGCGTAGAGCTTCACAGGGCTGCATAAGATTTTCAGAGGAAGATAGTTTGTGGTTTTATAATACGATGAAAGCAAATACCAGAGTATGGATTAATTAATGCGTAAGAGCTCTAATTTTTTTGGAGCTCTTTTTAGAATAATAAATTTAGGACTCACTCATAATATAAATGTATAGTAACATTTGGAATAAAATAATATAATATGGTATAATATTTTACGACCGGTAAAGGAGGAATAATATGACAGATTTTAAAAAAGAATATAAACATGCATGGACGAGTTATACAGAGGAAGATCTTAAAGTATTATTTGAATACGCAGATAGGTATAAGCATTTTATATCTGAAAATAAAACAGAGCGAGAGTGTGTACGTTCACTTGTAAAGCAAGCTGAACAAGCAGGCTATAGAAATCTTGAGGATTTCATTAAAACGCATACTAAGTTAAGCACTGGTGATAAGGTTTATGCAAATTATATGGATAAATCTTTAATTTTATGCTGTATAGGTCAGCAGCCCATGGAAGAAGGGCTCAATCTTCTGGGCGCGCATATAGATTCACCAAGATTGGATCTTAAGCCTAATCCGCTCTATGAGGATACTGATATTGCATTGTTTAAGACCCATTACTACGGAGGCGTAAAGAAGTATCAATGGGTTGCGCTACCACTGGCAATACATGGTGTAGTGGCTAAAAAAGATGGCTCAGTAGTTAATATAGTCATAGGAGAAGATGAAAATGATCCAGTTGTAGGCATTTCTGATTTGCTTATACATTTAGCCGGGGAACAAATGCAAAAGAAGCTTAGTGAAGCGATAACAGGAGAAGATCTTAATGTTTGTCTAGGTACCATCCCACTTCAGGGTGATGAGAAAGATAAAATTAAAGTTAAGGCAAATATATTAAAACTTTTAAATGAAAAATATGGTATAGAAGAAGAAGATCTTGTATCAGCTGAAATTGAGATTGTACCGGCTGGAAAAGCAAGAGATTATGGTCTGGATCGTAGTATGGTTATAGGTTATGGTCAGGATGATAGAGTCTGCAGTTATGCTTCGTTTGAAGCACAGATTGAGATCACAAGACCTTTAAGAACGACTATGACTGTTTTAGTTGATAAAGAAGAAATTGGGAGTGTAGGCGCATCCGGGATGCACTCTAAATTTTTTGAAAATACAGTAGCGGAGATTCTCAATTTAACAGGAGACTATTCAAGTTTAAAATTAAGACGCACCCTTGCAAGGTCAAAGATGCTTTCCTCAGATGTGACAGCGGCATATGACCCTAATCACCCATCTGTTCTAGAAAAGTATAATGCTGCTTATTTAGGAAAAGGGGTAGTATTTAATAAGTATACAGGATCTAAAGGCAAGTCAGGCTCAAATGAAGCAAATGCAGAATATGTAGCGAAACTTCGAAAAATGGCAGAAGATAATGATATTATATGGCAGACCTCGGAGCTTGGCCGGCTTGATTTAGGTGGAGGCGGCACAATAGCTTATATTGTTGCAAACTACGGCATGGATGTAATTGACTGTGGGGTGGGTGTACACAGCATGCATGCACCTTGGGAAGTTACAAGTAAGGCTGATATTTACGAGATGAGAAAAACCTATATTGCTTTTTTAAAAAATGAATTTATATAAAAGGAGAATGGAAATGGAAAATACAAACCCAATTGTTACAATTACAATGGATAATGGCGAAAAAATAACAGCTGAACTTTATGCGGATATAGCACCTAATACGGTGAGAAATTTTATGTCACTTATTAATAAGGGATTTTATAACGGACTTAGTTTTCATAGGGTCATTAAAGGATTTATGATTCAAGGAGGCTGTCCAGAGGGAAAAGGGACGGGAGGACCTGGTTATCATATTAAAGGAGAGTTTAAATCAAATGGGTTTAATAATACTTTAAAACATAGTCGCGGGGTACTCTCAATGGCGCGGGCGATGGCACCGGATTCAGCTGGTTCACAATTTTTTATTATGCACCAAGACTCACCACATTTAGATGGTCAGTATGCAGCATTTGGCAAGGTTATAGAGGGTATGGATATTGTAGATAAGATTGCAGGCAGTCCAACAGATTTTTCTGATAGACCGACTACCCCTATAATTATGAAATCAGTAGAAGTGGATACAAAAGGAAAAGTATATGAAGAGGTGGAAAAAGTAGGTGAATTTTAGTGCCTGTTATTGATCTTCACTGTGATACGATAGATAGACTCTACACAGAAAAATCAAGTTTGCTTACTAATGAATATCATGTTGATCTTAGTAAGCTTAAAACAGGAGATTATATAGCACAATGGTTTGCATTATTTATTGACACGCATTTAACAACTAAGCCGCTGATGGAACTTATTTATGAAATGTATGGATATTTTATGTGTGAAATTAAATCAAACAGCGATCACATCGCTTTTGCAACAAGCTTTAAAGAATATACTGAGATTAAGAGTGCGCGTAAAATAGCTGCCTTTTTATCATTAGAAGAAGGGCAGGTTATAGGAGGTGATATAGATAATCTTCAAAAACTCTGCGATTTAGGCATAAGAATGATGACACTTACCTGGAACTATGAAAATGAGTTAGGGGCTCCTCATTTTAGCGATAAAGGACTTACTGAGTTTGGAAAGAAGGTTGTAAACTATTTGAATGACAGTCCAATACTAATAGATATATCACATCTATCAGAGCTGGCGCTGAAGGAAGTCTGTGAAATCTATAAGAAACCTATTATTGCATCCCATTGTAATGCAAGATCTATCTGCAATCATAGCAGAAATTTATCAGATGAGATGATTAAGCGTATAGCGAACTCTGGGGGTGTAGTAGGCATTAATCTTTATGGTTTGTTTTTAGATGGGACGCATAAAAGTACTATTCCAGCTATTATAGATCATATTGGGCATTTTTATCAACTAGGCGGAGAAGATATACTCGCTCTTGGAACTGATTTTGATGGTATGAATTGTGACTTAGAGGTATGTAATGCAGGAGATATGGGTAAACTTATCAATACATTAGTTAAACTATATCCACAAAGTGTTATTGATAAGTTAACGTATAAGAATGCTGAGAGAATTATCAGAGAAAACTTATAATGAATACTTGGTAAATTTTCACACACTATGTTATAATAACTTTGTAATTAATTCCCTAAGGAGGAACTATAAAATGGAAGAAAACAAAAAATGTGGTTGTACAAATGATGAAAATGGTTGTGATTGTAACGGGGAAGGGCATGAAGATGCAGTGATCTATGTGACTTTTGAAGATGAGGATAGAGAAGTAGCATGTGATGTACTTGGTATATTTGAAGTAGATGATATTGAATATATTGCACTTGCACCACAGGATGAAGAAGATGTTTTAATTTACCGTTATTCAGAAGAAGGCGATGACATCAAGTTAGATGAAATCGAAACGGATGAAGAGTACGATAAAGTAGCAGCAGAATTTGATGAAATGTTTTTTGCAGACATGGAACCAACTGAAGAAACTGAAGAATAAAAACAGGGTGATCCCCTGTTTTTTGTTTTGTGCAAGAAAATAGACAGACATGAAAGCGTATTGTTTAGAAAGATAAGTAATGCGAATCGTAAGTTTATAGTTGCTTAAAGAATAAAAAACTCACAAAATATCCATACTTATAAAAAACATAATGAAAAGAGTGTAAATTGTGAAAAAGATAAGTATGGTTTTTGTGATTATAGTGTTAAGCATGGGAACATTCTATTCTATCAATCAAGCAACTAATCAGGATAAGCCACCAGATAGTTCTAAAGATCCGGTAGTAACCATGATACTAGAAGATAATCAAACAGTTAAAATAGAATTATATCCTCAATATGCTCCGAACACTGTCAATAATTTTATAGATCTTATAAATAAAAAATTTTATGATGGTATGTCATTTTCCAGGATTGTTCCTAATTATTTGGTGCAGACAGGAGATCCTATTGGAGATGGAACAGGATTTCCGGGCTACTTTATAAAAAGTGAGTGCAAACAAAATGGGGTTAAGAATAAAATTAAATGCGAAGAAGGTGTTATATGTATGTCGAGATCTAAAAGATACAATACAGAAGGATCTCAGTTTTTTATTCTCCTACAGGACGATTTGGGATTAAATGGACAATATACAGCGTTTGGAAAAATAATCGAAGGAATGGATGTATTACAAGAAATTGGCAAAACGCCAGTTAATGAGAAAAACATTCCACAGGAAGAAATAAAAATAAAAACTATAACGGTAGATACCTTTGGCATTCACTATGATGAGCCACAAGTTATTTCAATTTACGAGCAAAGGAATAAATCATAATATTTTAAGGACAGTATTAACTGCTTTTCTTTTGTGAAATAGGAAGATTCGCATTATGAGTTTCAGACCAAATTTGCCTATTTCAAAAGCGGGTGCGTTTTTTATACTTTACTGCAGAGTATGCTAAAAATAAAAGGTTACTATAGCAGAAAATTTAAATCTTGACAACAATGATGTATTTCTTTACAGTAATAAGATGAGATAAAGTATATAGGTGGGAAAATATGAAACAAAAAACATATGATAATCAAAGTATATCTGCTCTAAAAGGAGCAGATCGTGTAAGACTTCGTCCGGGAGTTATATTTGGATCGGATGGGATAGAAGGTTGCCAGCATTCGGTGTTTGAGATACTGGCCAATGCAATAGATGAAGCTAAAGAAGGTCATGGGTATCAAATAGATATTACATTACATCAAGATTATTCAATTACAATTCAAGATTATGGCCGTGGAATACCTTTAGATTATAATGAGGCTGAAGAGCGTTATAATTGGGAACTTGTATTTTGTGAATTATATGCAGGTGGCAAGTATAATAATAATGACGGTGAAAACTATGAATTTAGTTTAGGTTTGAATGGATTAGGTGCATGTGCTACACAATATAGTTCAGAGTTTATGAACGTGGAAGTTAAACGGGATGGCTATTGTTATGAACTGCATTTTGAAAAAGGTGAAAATATCGGAGGGATCAGAAAATACAAATGTGATTATAAAAATACAGGCTCTCGTATTCACTGGAAACCTGATAAGGATGTTTTTACAGAGGTAGATATTTCACCGCTTTATTTTGAAGATATCCTTAAAAGACAAGCGGTAGTTAATAAAGGCATAAAGTTTGTTTTTAACAATGAAATACAGCAAGAGGTTAAAACTTACCTATATGAAGATGGTATTATAGGTTATGTTAAAGAATTAGCAGATGATAAGAGCTTTACCAATATTATGTGTGCAGAACAAGAAACAAAAGGACAAGATAGTGCTGATCGTCCAGAATATAAGCTTAAATTTCAGATAGCTTTTTGTTTTTGTAATGAAAACAACCTACTTCAGTACTATCACAATTCAAGTTATCTTGAGTATGGGGGATCTCCTGATAAGGCTATTAAGAATGCATTTATTTATGCAATAGATCAGTATCTTAAAAATGAAAATATTTATAATAAAGATGAAAAGAAGATTACATTTGTAGATATTCAAGACAGCTTAATCCTTATTTCAAACTCATTCTCTACAATAACAAGTTATGAAAATCAGACAAAAAAAGCAATTACTAATAAGTTTATACAAGAAGCCATTCAGGAATATTTAAAAGAGTACTTATTTATTTATTTTACGGAAAATAAAGATGAAGCTGAAAAAATTGCAAAGCAAGTACTTGTTAATAAGCGTAGCAGGGAAAAAGCAGAGCGTACAAGAATTAATGTAAGAAAACAATTAAGCGGATCGATAGATATTACTAATCGCATTAAAAAATTCGTTGATTGCAGATCTAAAGATATTGGCATAAGAGAGCTTTATATTGTAGAAGGTGATTCGGCACTCGGGTCGTGCAAATTAGGGCGAAATGCCGAGTATCAAGGGATTATGCCTGTAAGAGGAAAAATACTTAATTGCTTAAAGTCAGATTAC
It contains:
- a CDS encoding (2Fe-2S) ferredoxin domain-containing protein produces the protein MKTIKICIGSACHLKGSYQVIEIFKALIKEHQLENIIELHAAFCIGRCTGAVSVARWDDKILSVSKDNAREIFIYEIMAYL
- a CDS encoding [Fe-Fe] hydrogenase large subunit C-terminal domain-containing protein, encoding MWIINFSKANCKNCYACVRSCPVHAISVKSEQAQIMKERCIGCGKCLKVCPKNAKQVKTELQAVKEYIQDNNEIVASIAPSFAALFGEHADKICSALKFLGFTYVEETVVGADFVTEQYEKYIKIHENKCHITSCCPSVNYLVQKHYPELTSHLIPIVSPAVCHSRILKEKYGKQVKVVFIGPCLSKKIEGHEEKTIDAVLTFEELEKWFEEEKIDLNDLDVQDFDERGSRERQYPVVGGVTRNIDRTNVNIEIVQVDGIDECIEVIEAIKDNQFTNTLFEMSCCRHSCIEGPGLPQDRTNVYEKKKRVKVYAEKQSIKQYQTENLSGITYFEDWWRKVNLSQVFPSLHVPLKQPDEEQVRHILRSIGKYTSLDELNCGSCGYHTCREKAIAVYNEMAESNMCLPFMKQRAETLTNVIFDATPNLILIINKELEIVELNPAAEKFFKITKENTFALPIAMFIEEEFFEQVKQTKKSILSQKVNVKQNGSVVIQSIIWIEYHQVMLWIAHDITKDERLEKKLQTMKIDAINMAQQVINKQMTVAQEIASLLGETTAETKVTLTQLKQLILEEEGIKR
- a CDS encoding SpoIIE family protein phosphatase — translated: MKFFMDFATGSLNKYGEELCGDKVEVFSSKDSFIAVLSDGLGSGVKANILATLTAKIAITMLKEGLSIEEVVDTIIHTLPICSVRKLAYSTFTIIKVDHDGMVYVVEFDNPSVFFIRNNQVKLLDTTTTVINGRSIKESKFKLLEKDTLVFVSDGVIHAGAGMILNLGWSWKEVANYLHTIVNQSMSAKMITNLLLGVCEDLYVEKPGDDTTVVTIKAIKPKLAALFSGPPLYPERDQEVVDILMRCTGKRLVCGGTAANIVSRKSGLEIKTNFDIIDQNIPPIAYMEGVDLVTEGVLTIRGAVEKLECIKTAKEIDFLNAQDGASKLAKILFEDCTHIKMLIGRAINPAHQNPDFPNELSIKLNVLDKLQAVLVSLGKFVEIEYY
- a CDS encoding 4Fe-4S dicluster domain-containing protein, producing the protein MRKFESHVQWIRHAVYKEIVKRVIQEDFETTKYNIPKTIIPGTTAVSRCCVYKEREIISERVDLAAAPINEKKPIIEVIDIACDECPAERYIITEACRGCLAHRCIQVCKKDAIQIIDGKAQIDYSKCVSCGKCRDVCPYNAIVDVMRPCIKACKSKAIYIETNKKIKIDYDQCSNCGACVYQCPFGAITDRSEIIALVKAIETCKKDKTTKLYAVIAPSIVTQYNAHIGQIVAAIKKIGFKDVIEAALGADIVAYNEGLEFINRVVENKESFMMTSCCPAFVRHVKTHYIDLVPHLSTMVSPMIAMARFIKKIDPMAKVVFIGPCTAKKEEKREVDLEDAVDYVITFEELEALIDAYNIAVSECRDEPLNNASYFGRLFARSGGVVDAVATIIKEKSISELSYRPIACNGIEEVDKALKLAKAHKNNFNFIEGMACVSGCIGGAASLTHEAKEQKKVDEYAKLAIECTISESLRIIDYTGIQLHRK
- a CDS encoding L,D-transpeptidase codes for the protein MKKVYGVLCGLIIGCNSVLGSVSLGSNALYKEVNNESIVVEVNEAKIDQIGSLKEQILSYFEDENQKEVYGSYIVDDMLITQGTIAKILCHYINRMPIYLPEKELCQNPFIGRLIIEYIWGEMSYDETRVITLNDWDILFSQAKQFKQDQDYIKKASEASPLNIKEKINQYRENSIKSWRYEKVLLGNAVSSNKYVRLNDQEYKLYYFLGTSYLSLKTLEKMGFSREKSNDYLHLVWQGYSLSADDHPAIKSMEVYMNNEVLYIGALKTYSLTTEEDILIPIRALETYFDLNISDSKIILVPKGQVMSESISCNNEMIINKTNRSLKIIYTDLYWDGVHIIENQSGLIEMSANGKLVKNTQLYALRNARYLTTVVHYVETDYNVLSAGHTFGQDISSLLKRYQQTLNNQNDVVIKENQTLFPPSIIIGTMKYAVNGFAKGQKVEVWAAEDGVHYKIKNAQDKTVKVPWNSVSIPKDPATAKDKPTKDQIEAFINSKDMSSQTAYLVWTDLYRQQTYVFKGKKNEWQLIKILLCSTGKNITPTPRGTFELTNRIPYFGVNKGYRCKNAFQIFGDYLFHSIIFDVTGTRLLEGKGVLGRRASQGCIRFSEEDSLWFYNTMKANTRVWIN
- a CDS encoding aminopeptidase, which codes for MTDFKKEYKHAWTSYTEEDLKVLFEYADRYKHFISENKTERECVRSLVKQAEQAGYRNLEDFIKTHTKLSTGDKVYANYMDKSLILCCIGQQPMEEGLNLLGAHIDSPRLDLKPNPLYEDTDIALFKTHYYGGVKKYQWVALPLAIHGVVAKKDGSVVNIVIGEDENDPVVGISDLLIHLAGEQMQKKLSEAITGEDLNVCLGTIPLQGDEKDKIKVKANILKLLNEKYGIEEEDLVSAEIEIVPAGKARDYGLDRSMVIGYGQDDRVCSYASFEAQIEITRPLRTTMTVLVDKEEIGSVGASGMHSKFFENTVAEILNLTGDYSSLKLRRTLARSKMLSSDVTAAYDPNHPSVLEKYNAAYLGKGVVFNKYTGSKGKSGSNEANAEYVAKLRKMAEDNDIIWQTSELGRLDLGGGGTIAYIVANYGMDVIDCGVGVHSMHAPWEVTSKADIYEMRKTYIAFLKNEFI